One genomic segment of Natronospira proteinivora includes these proteins:
- the proC gene encoding pyrroline-5-carboxylate reductase, whose amino-acid sequence MSEGSIAFIGGGNMAESLVGGLIADGRSPESIWVADPFVDKLDELRYRHKVNVTQENTEAAAHADVIVMAVKPQVLREAAAQIKDLVQENRSVVLSIAAGLREPDISRWLGGNVPVVRAMPNTPALLQTGATVLYANSSVDAEQKKQAETIMAAVGMTLWVEEEGHMDAVTATSGSGPAYFFLVMEAMQAAAQSLGLPGEVAEKLVQQTALGAARMAREGEDDAATLREKVTSPGGTTAAALEVLREAGIEETFTRALTAARDRSRSLSDEFGKD is encoded by the coding sequence ATGAGTGAAGGCAGTATTGCATTCATCGGCGGCGGTAACATGGCCGAAAGCCTGGTGGGAGGATTGATCGCGGACGGTCGTTCGCCGGAGTCCATCTGGGTGGCCGACCCGTTTGTGGACAAGCTCGATGAGCTGAGATACCGCCACAAGGTCAATGTGACCCAGGAAAACACCGAAGCCGCCGCCCATGCCGATGTCATCGTGATGGCGGTCAAACCCCAAGTCCTGCGAGAAGCAGCCGCCCAGATCAAGGACCTGGTTCAGGAAAACCGGTCGGTGGTACTCTCCATCGCCGCCGGCCTGCGGGAGCCGGACATCAGTCGCTGGCTGGGAGGCAATGTACCGGTGGTCCGGGCCATGCCCAACACCCCGGCCCTGCTACAGACCGGTGCCACCGTGCTGTATGCCAACTCCTCCGTGGACGCCGAACAAAAAAAGCAGGCCGAAACCATTATGGCTGCAGTGGGTATGACGCTCTGGGTGGAAGAGGAAGGCCATATGGATGCGGTGACCGCCACCTCCGGCAGCGGCCCCGCCTATTTCTTCCTGGTGATGGAGGCCATGCAGGCAGCCGCCCAATCGCTGGGCCTGCCTGGCGAGGTGGCCGAAAAACTGGTTCAGCAAACCGCTTTGGGTGCGGCGCGCATGGCTCGTGAAGGGGAGGATGATGCAGCCACCCTGAGGGAAAAGGTGACGTCCCCCGGCGGCACCACGGCGGCGGCGTTGGAGGTTCTCCGGGAGGCCGGCATCGAGGAAACCTTCACCCGGGCCCTCACCGCCGCCCGGGACCGTTCACGCAGCCTTTCTGACGAATTTGGCAAGGATTAA
- a CDS encoding YggS family pyridoxal phosphate-dependent enzyme, with translation MKPEMPSSLASQRLTSVRRRIRDAARQAGRDPEAIRLLAVSKTKPMADIQSLAEAGQQDFGENYLQEALDKMEGLAETEPPLCWHFIGPIQSNKTRPIATHFDWVHSVDRFKIARRLSEQRPDHLPPLALCLQVNISEESQKAGVAPDQAAELADAVAELPKVQLRGLMCLPAPEEEERAQRQPFRKLAALMADLNAGGHSLDTLSMGMSADLEAAVLEGSTLIRVGTALFGSRD, from the coding sequence ATGAAGCCGGAAATGCCGTCCTCCCTAGCCAGCCAGCGCCTCACTTCGGTGAGACGACGTATTCGCGACGCCGCCCGGCAGGCCGGGAGAGATCCTGAAGCGATTCGCCTGCTGGCCGTGAGCAAGACCAAGCCCATGGCCGATATCCAGTCGCTGGCTGAGGCGGGTCAGCAGGATTTTGGCGAAAACTATCTCCAGGAAGCGCTGGACAAAATGGAGGGCCTGGCCGAGACCGAGCCGCCCCTATGCTGGCATTTCATCGGCCCCATCCAATCCAACAAGACCCGCCCCATCGCCACGCATTTCGACTGGGTTCACTCGGTGGACCGCTTCAAGATCGCCCGGCGGCTGAGTGAGCAGCGTCCGGACCATCTGCCCCCCCTGGCGCTCTGCCTCCAGGTGAACATCAGTGAGGAAAGCCAAAAGGCAGGGGTGGCTCCGGATCAGGCGGCCGAGCTGGCCGATGCCGTGGCTGAATTACCGAAAGTACAGCTGCGGGGGCTGATGTGCCTGCCGGCTCCCGAGGAGGAGGAGAGGGCCCAGCGGCAACCCTTCCGAAAGCTGGCCGCACTGATGGCGGATCTCAATGCCGGTGGACACAGTCTGGATACCCTGTCCATGGGCATGTCGGCGGATCTGGAGGCGGCGGTACTGGAAGGCAGCACCCTGATACGCGTGGGGACCGCCCTGTTCGGCTCCCGGGACTGA